From Spirosoma aerolatum, one genomic window encodes:
- a CDS encoding M28 family peptidase, whose amino-acid sequence MRKLITLLLSLTVSYGCAQTADSVAIRKIYDEALTHGKSYEWLRYLTKQIGPRLSGSAGAQKAVDWTKWIMEQQGFDRVFLQEVMVPHWVRGAKEEAYIQNGKQKITVPIAALGGSVATGPKGINAGVIEVKSFAELRAMSPDKVKGKIVFYNRPMDPTKINTFEAYGGAVEQRANGATEAAKLGAVGAIVRSMTNIHDDFPHVGGMRYATGVALIPTAAISTNGADLLSKLLQENPSLTFYFKQNCETLPDAKSYNVVGEMKGTEKPDEIIVVGGHLDSWDLAEGAHDDGAGCVQSIEVLRILKTLGIRPKRTIRAVMFMNEENGLKGGVQYADLAKKNNENHIAAVESDNGGFTPRGFGIVGSPLQRAKVMLWKPLLAPYGLLEIGPGGGGADIGPLAQLGTVLFGFKPDSQRYFDYHHTAADKFETVSQRELELGAASMAALVYLLDQYGL is encoded by the coding sequence ATGCGAAAATTAATTACGCTTCTTCTAAGCTTGACTGTGAGTTATGGTTGCGCCCAAACCGCTGATTCTGTTGCGATTCGAAAAATCTACGATGAAGCGCTTACTCATGGTAAATCGTACGAGTGGCTCCGTTACCTGACCAAACAGATTGGCCCCCGACTGAGTGGTTCTGCAGGTGCCCAAAAAGCTGTTGACTGGACGAAGTGGATTATGGAGCAACAGGGTTTCGATCGAGTCTTTTTGCAGGAGGTAATGGTACCTCACTGGGTGCGGGGCGCTAAGGAAGAGGCTTATATTCAGAATGGTAAACAAAAAATAACCGTGCCTATTGCTGCCTTAGGCGGGTCGGTGGCTACCGGGCCAAAAGGTATAAATGCCGGTGTAATTGAGGTGAAAAGCTTTGCTGAACTGCGAGCCATGAGCCCTGATAAAGTGAAAGGAAAGATCGTGTTTTACAACCGCCCAATGGACCCAACCAAAATCAACACGTTTGAAGCTTATGGTGGTGCCGTTGAACAGCGAGCCAATGGCGCTACCGAAGCCGCCAAACTAGGTGCAGTAGGAGCCATAGTTCGTTCAATGACGAATATCCACGATGATTTTCCGCACGTAGGAGGGATGCGCTACGCAACGGGCGTCGCGCTAATTCCGACGGCTGCCATCAGTACCAACGGCGCTGATCTACTGAGTAAACTATTACAGGAAAACCCTAGCTTGACCTTTTACTTTAAGCAAAACTGCGAGACATTGCCCGACGCCAAATCGTATAACGTTGTTGGTGAAATGAAAGGGACTGAAAAACCTGATGAAATTATCGTGGTGGGTGGGCACCTGGACTCCTGGGATCTGGCCGAAGGGGCTCATGATGATGGAGCAGGCTGCGTACAATCTATTGAGGTGCTACGTATACTGAAAACATTGGGTATCAGACCAAAACGGACAATTCGGGCCGTAATGTTCATGAACGAAGAGAACGGACTTAAGGGTGGTGTGCAATACGCTGATCTGGCTAAGAAAAATAATGAAAATCATATTGCCGCAGTAGAATCGGATAACGGCGGATTTACGCCACGGGGCTTTGGTATTGTTGGGTCACCCCTACAGCGCGCTAAAGTGATGCTTTGGAAACCACTTTTGGCCCCTTATGGCTTGCTGGAAATTGGCCCTGGTGGCGGTGGGGCTGATATTGGCCCTCTGGCGCAGCTAGGAACAGTGCTGTTTGGTTTCAAGCCTGATTCACAGCGTTATTTCGACTATCACCATACAGCTGCTGATAAATTTGAGACGGTGAGCCAGCGTGAACTTGAGCTTGGAGCAGCCTCAATGGCAGCCTTGGTTTATCTGCTCGACCAGTATGGATTGTAG